GACCTGACGCGACTGTCTCGACGCACCCGCGGCCCCCGCACGCGCAGCGCTCACCGCCCTCTTCGACCACCACGTGACCGACATGCCCGGCATTGCCGGTACGCCCGGTGTACGGCGCGCCGTTGAGTACCAATCCGCCCCCGACGCCGGTCGACACCACCATGGCCAACAGAAAGCCCGCGCCCCGACCCGCGCCCTGCCAATGCTCTCCCAGGGCCATGCACAATCCGTCACCGCCGAGGCGCACCGGCACCCCTGGCACCGCCGCCACGACCCGGTCCCGTAACGGAAAGTGTTGCCAGCCTTTGATATTGATCGGGCTGACGGTTCCGCTGCGCAGGTCGATGGGCCCGGCCGACGCGATTCCCACCGCGCCGACCGCACCGCCGGCCGCCGCTAGGGCCTCGGCGATCATGGCGGCGACGACCTCCCAGACCTGTTCGGCCGAGCCGCCCGGCGGGGTCGGCCGGGTCGCGTTGTACACCAGCGCGCCGTTGGGATCCACAAGCCCCGCAGCGATTTTCGTGCCGCCGATGTCCAGACCGAGAGTAAGCATGGCCGATCAGTGCCGATGGGTGTTGTCGGGTTGGCGGGGGTCACCGGGATGCTCGTAGCCGGGTGCGAGCACGACCAGCGCGGCGCGGCGCTCGTCCAGCCACAGCCGGAAGGCGCGACGACACGCGGCGCCGCGCAGATGCTCGGCGACCGCGGAGCGCACCTGTACCAGCGGCGGCCCGAGACCCGACGGCGCGCGCCAGCCGTGGCGGTCGGGGCTCGCCGCGGCGAACCGCAGCGGATTGCGGGCGTGATAGTCGGCCACCTGTAGATCGCTGACTCGGACCGCGGCCGTCACGTCGACGAACAGCGCTCGC
The Mycobacterium sp. 050128 genome window above contains:
- a CDS encoding DUF7158 domain-containing protein — its product is MSVPPVATVAGAPVAVEEVDAAEARLRDGPHAAALPARGTSEGRQLRRWLTQLLVTERVVAAEVATRGLSVNDAPTEAELLPDVTARLEIGSVAAATLADPRARALFVDVTAAVRVSDLQVADYHARNPLRFAAASPDRHGWRAPSGLGPPLVQVRSAVAEHLRGAACRRAFRLWLDERRAALVVLAPGYEHPGDPRQPDNTHRH
- a CDS encoding ROK family protein, whose protein sequence is MLTLGLDIGGTKIAAGLVDPNGALVYNATRPTPPGGSAEQVWEVVAAMIAEALAAAGGAVGAVGIASAGPIDLRSGTVSPINIKGWQHFPLRDRVVAAVPGVPVRLGGDGLCMALGEHWQGAGRGAGFLLAMVVSTGVGGGLVLNGAPYTGRTGNAGHVGHVVVEEGGERCACGGRGCVETVASGPWMVRWARANGWSAPPVAGARELAAAAADGDAIALRAFRRGATGLAAMIASVAAVCDLDLVVIGGGVAKSGRVLFDPLHAVLADYAGLDFLAGLRLVPAELGGEAGLIGAARLAGA